The Thomasclavelia ramosa DSM 1402 genome includes a region encoding these proteins:
- a CDS encoding DJ-1 family glyoxalase III: MKKAAVIVAPGFEEGETLSIIDIIRRANFQCDMIGFEKDVAGAHDIIVKCDSVLNDEVIDYDMIILPGGYPGAANLRDNTRLIEILNIMAQKNKYICAICAAPIVLEKAGLLKGKNYTAYVGYEQKIKQGNYLHDKVVIDGKIVTSRGPATVYAFAYKLVDLLGGNSLALKKRMVYFNAFDVKEDE; the protein is encoded by the coding sequence ATGAAAAAGGCAGCAGTTATTGTAGCTCCAGGGTTTGAAGAAGGGGAGACGTTATCTATTATAGATATTATTCGTCGTGCTAATTTTCAATGCGATATGATCGGTTTTGAAAAGGATGTTGCAGGAGCACATGATATTATTGTGAAATGTGACAGCGTACTAAATGATGAGGTAATTGATTATGATATGATTATTTTACCAGGAGGGTATCCCGGTGCTGCTAACTTAAGAGATAATACAAGGTTAATCGAAATTTTAAATATAATGGCACAAAAAAACAAGTATATTTGTGCCATATGTGCAGCTCCGATTGTTTTAGAAAAGGCGGGATTACTAAAAGGAAAAAACTATACTGCTTATGTGGGATACGAGCAAAAAATAAAACAAGGAAATTACTTACATGATAAAGTGGTGATTGATGGGAAAATTGTAACGAGTCGCGGTCCAGCAACAGTTTATGCATTTGCATATAAGCTGGTAGATTTATTGGGTGGCAATTCACTAGCTCTCAAAAAAAGAATGGTCTATTTTAATGCTTTTGATGTTAAGGAGGATGAATAG
- the ssb gene encoding single-stranded DNA-binding protein, with protein sequence MINRVVLVGRMTRDPELRRTPQGDAVTSFTLAVNRNFTSRDGQQQADFINCVVWRKPAENVERYCSKGSLVGVEGRIQTRSYDNTQGQKVYVVEVICDSVQFLETRAARERQPQPQQQMQQPYQQPQNNDNFYDMKTVELEKEFDNSINTYDIMEDDIQF encoded by the coding sequence ATGATTAATAGAGTAGTCCTAGTAGGACGAATGACTAGAGATCCTGAACTTAGAAGAACACCACAAGGTGATGCGGTTACTTCTTTTACTTTAGCGGTAAATCGTAATTTTACAAGCAGAGATGGTCAACAACAAGCAGATTTTATTAATTGTGTTGTGTGGCGTAAACCTGCTGAAAATGTTGAGAGATATTGTTCTAAGGGAAGTTTAGTTGGTGTTGAAGGAAGAATCCAAACACGTAGCTATGACAATACTCAAGGTCAAAAGGTATATGTTGTAGAAGTTATTTGTGATAGTGTGCAATTCTTAGAAACAAGAGCTGCTCGTGAAAGGCAACCACAGCCACAACAACAAATGCAACAACCGTACCAACAACCACAAAATAATGATAATTTCTATGATATGAAAACAGTTGAATTAGAAAAAGAATTTGATAATTCAATTAATACATATGATATCATGGAAGATGATATTCAGTTTTAA
- a CDS encoding glycoside hydrolase family 3 N-terminal domain-containing protein: MKERNNNFITHKIIIIIVLLGLIMGALVYQLRLAGEGETTITAKELKGQIVDITHETISLRDDNNIVYTVDCQKAKIKGDELQYGNLVTIKYTGKLEQTTAIQAIDVLGLNVQAVQVRNGGTGNTDATIASHKIAVMVEKMTLEQKIAQLFLARCPESQAVELLSQYQLGGYMLYNRDFHNRTREEVIENIQSYQKAVTIPMLIAVDEEGGTVVRVSNNLRSNKFRSPQDVFKAGGMDAIISDATEKSEFLKEFGINVNIGPVADVAMSKDDFIYQRSFGTDPNETAEFVKNVVKAMNDIKMGSVLKHFPGYGNVADNHTAICHDSRDYDSLVNNDFLPFKAGISAGANSILISHIVVDSIDDQNLASLSPRVSKILRDDLNYHGVIIADDISMASAKAFGSEGEVALKAIKAGNDLIMTSNPQEHISALIAAAKNDEICLNSLDRSVMRILTWKSQLGIL, translated from the coding sequence ATGAAGGAAAGAAATAATAATTTTATTACTCATAAAATCATTATAATCATTGTTTTATTAGGATTGATCATGGGGGCGTTAGTTTATCAGTTGCGCTTAGCAGGGGAAGGCGAAACTACGATAACAGCTAAAGAGTTAAAGGGACAGATAGTTGATATAACACATGAAACAATCAGTTTGCGTGATGATAATAATATTGTTTATACGGTGGATTGTCAAAAGGCCAAAATAAAAGGTGATGAGTTACAGTATGGGAACTTAGTAACTATCAAATATACGGGTAAACTCGAGCAAACAACCGCGATACAAGCAATTGATGTTTTAGGCTTAAATGTTCAAGCGGTTCAAGTTAGAAATGGTGGAACTGGTAATACGGATGCTACGATAGCTTCGCATAAGATTGCAGTAATGGTTGAAAAGATGACGTTAGAGCAGAAAATAGCACAATTATTTTTAGCTCGGTGTCCTGAAAGTCAAGCAGTTGAGTTGTTGTCACAATATCAATTAGGTGGCTATATGTTATATAATCGTGATTTTCATAATCGGACCCGTGAGGAAGTAATTGAAAATATTCAGTCATATCAAAAAGCAGTTACTATCCCGATGTTGATTGCAGTAGATGAAGAGGGCGGAACTGTAGTACGGGTTAGTAATAATTTACGCAGTAACAAATTTCGTTCTCCCCAAGATGTTTTTAAAGCAGGCGGGATGGACGCTATTATTAGTGATGCTACAGAAAAGTCGGAGTTTTTAAAAGAATTTGGAATTAATGTAAATATAGGTCCGGTAGCTGATGTTGCAATGAGTAAAGATGATTTTATCTATCAACGTTCATTTGGAACTGATCCTAATGAAACAGCTGAATTTGTGAAAAATGTCGTAAAGGCAATGAATGATATTAAGATGGGAAGTGTTTTAAAACATTTTCCCGGATATGGGAACGTTGCTGATAATCATACTGCTATATGCCACGATTCACGTGATTATGATTCGCTTGTCAATAATGATTTCTTACCATTTAAAGCTGGAATATCTGCAGGTGCAAATAGTATTTTGATTAGTCACATAGTAGTTGATAGTATTGATGATCAAAATCTAGCATCATTGTCACCTAGAGTGAGTAAGATTTTACGAGATGACTTAAATTATCATGGCGTTATTATTGCTGATGATATTTCAATGGCTAGTGCAAAAGCCTTTGGAAGTGAAGGTGAAGTTGCGCTTAAAGCGATTAAGGCAGGGAATGATTTAATTATGACTTCTAATCCTCAAGAACATATCTCGGCACTTATTGCAGCAGCTAAGAATGATGAAATATGTCTCAATTCGTTGGATCGTTCTGTAATGCGAATCTTAACTTGGAAAAGTCAGTTAGGGATACTGTAA
- a CDS encoding 6-phospho-beta-glucosidase → MTKFKDDFLWGGSLAANQCEGAFDADGRGLDLMDVIPGGLEARQAAYASPLDYMNENIEYCPNRIAIDFYHRYKEDIALFGEMGFKCLRLSVNWTRLFPYGDEEQPNEKGLTYYDSLIDELLKHGIQPLITLNHFNVPLYLAKHYGGWANRKMIDFYCRLVRMLMTRYKGKVTKWLTFCEINVGLFQPYSTLGLLYRKGDNIEQIKYQAMHHQLLASALATKIGHEIDKNNQVGCMIAGGVVYPYTCHPSDVLKAFEENNKELMLTDVQVFGEYPYHMKAKMKKEGITIHMEKDDEEILKNNTVDFVAFSYYASKVVTTDHRLKINNYGKLQNPYCDASQWGWIIDPQGIRITLNFLQERFHKPLFIVENGLGAPDVVETDGSIKDDYRIEYLKAHIEQVKLALDDGIDLMGYLTWGPIDVISATEGQMTKRYGFIYVDRDDEGKGTLKRSKKKSFNWYKKVIQSNGEELENI, encoded by the coding sequence ATGACAAAGTTTAAAGATGATTTTTTATGGGGTGGCAGTTTAGCAGCTAATCAATGCGAAGGTGCTTTTGATGCAGATGGAAGAGGTCTAGATTTAATGGATGTAATTCCGGGCGGATTAGAAGCAAGGCAGGCAGCATATGCTTCACCACTTGATTATATGAATGAAAATATTGAGTATTGTCCAAATAGAATTGCAATCGATTTTTACCATCGTTACAAAGAGGATATTGCTTTGTTTGGAGAGATGGGTTTCAAATGTTTACGTTTGTCAGTTAACTGGACGCGTTTATTTCCGTATGGAGATGAAGAACAACCAAATGAAAAAGGCCTAACATACTATGATAGTTTAATAGATGAATTACTTAAACATGGAATTCAACCTTTAATAACACTTAATCATTTTAATGTACCGTTGTATTTAGCAAAGCATTATGGTGGCTGGGCTAATCGAAAAATGATCGATTTCTACTGCCGACTAGTCCGTATGTTAATGACCCGTTATAAAGGAAAGGTAACAAAATGGTTAACTTTTTGTGAAATCAATGTTGGTTTATTTCAGCCCTATTCAACCCTAGGTTTATTATATAGAAAAGGTGATAATATTGAACAAATTAAGTATCAGGCAATGCATCATCAGTTACTCGCTTCAGCATTAGCAACAAAAATAGGACATGAGATTGATAAAAATAATCAAGTTGGATGTATGATTGCAGGTGGGGTCGTCTATCCGTATACTTGTCACCCATCAGATGTATTAAAAGCTTTTGAGGAAAATAATAAGGAACTAATGTTGACAGATGTTCAAGTTTTTGGAGAATATCCATATCATATGAAAGCTAAAATGAAAAAAGAAGGAATCACTATACATATGGAAAAAGATGATGAGGAGATTCTAAAAAATAATACAGTTGACTTTGTTGCTTTCAGTTATTATGCAAGTAAAGTAGTAACGACAGATCACAGATTAAAGATCAATAACTATGGCAAGTTACAAAATCCTTATTGTGATGCATCACAATGGGGATGGATCATTGATCCTCAAGGAATAAGAATTACATTGAATTTCTTACAAGAAAGATTTCATAAACCATTATTTATTGTTGAAAATGGTTTAGGAGCACCTGATGTTGTAGAAACAGATGGCTCAATTAAAGATGATTATAGAATAGAATATTTAAAAGCTCATATTGAACAAGTAAAACTAGCACTAGATGATGGAATTGATTTGATGGGTTACTTAACCTGGGGCCCAATAGATGTAATTTCAGCAACTGAAGGTCAAATGACAAAACGTTATGGGTTTATATATGTTGATCGAGATGATGAAGGAAAGGGAACATTAAAAAGATCAAAGAAAAAATCATTTAACTGGTATAAAAAAGTTATTCAATCAAATGGTGAGGAATTAGAAAATATTTAA
- a CDS encoding YdcF family protein, with amino-acid sequence MKDSQAFNLLNQFLAINTYDEKKKYDLILVLGNAIAETGLIAYQLYKTGHAYHFMIAGGKGHTTDILINTIKEKYDIKDITKRSEAELFKYLIEENYGVDNTILLEKESTNCGENIQFAFKLLKKEDIIVKNILLVHDPLMQRRIDATARHYAPHINFDNYRCFLPVVENIGFELKNNIWGLWSKERYISLLLGEMKRVIDDKDGYGPNGKQYIEHVEVPQKILAAYRYIFFRYGKYQRK; translated from the coding sequence ATGAAAGATAGTCAGGCTTTTAATCTTCTTAATCAATTTTTAGCGATAAATACATATGATGAGAAGAAAAAGTATGATCTGATTTTAGTATTAGGAAATGCTATTGCTGAAACTGGATTAATAGCTTATCAACTATACAAAACAGGGCATGCTTATCACTTCATGATTGCTGGAGGAAAAGGTCATACTACAGATATTTTAATCAATACGATTAAAGAGAAGTATGATATTAAAGATATTACTAAAAGAAGTGAAGCAGAATTATTTAAGTATCTTATTGAAGAAAATTATGGGGTAGACAATACTATTTTATTAGAAAAAGAATCTACTAATTGTGGGGAAAATATTCAGTTTGCTTTCAAACTTCTCAAAAAAGAAGACATTATAGTAAAAAATATTTTATTGGTTCATGATCCTCTTATGCAAAGGCGAATCGATGCAACTGCAAGACATTATGCTCCACATATAAATTTTGATAATTATAGATGTTTTTTGCCAGTTGTTGAGAATATTGGATTTGAACTTAAAAATAATATTTGGGGCTTATGGTCAAAAGAACGATATATTTCACTTTTATTAGGAGAAATGAAGAGAGTCATCGATGATAAAGATGGCTATGGACCAAATGGTAAGCAGTATATTGAACATGTTGAAGTTCCTCAAAAGATACTGGCGGCATATAGATATATCTTTTTTCGATATGGTAAATATCAAAGGAAATAA
- the ispD gene encoding 2-C-methyl-D-erythritol 4-phosphate cytidylyltransferase, producing MNYSAIILCAGKGSRSGLDYNKMLYRFGNQTVYQMTMKTFLNDPRCKQLVVVTKADEITDLKQLVTDKRIVYVYGGKERQDSVYNGLQVVDQDHVLIHDGARPYITTEKIDDLLLCLKEYDACLLMVPVKDTIKLCCDDTVEVTLPRARLMQAQTPQAFKTSLIKVCYQQAQDSGFIATDDASLVEEFSTAPVKVVIGSYENIKITTPEDL from the coding sequence ATGAATTATAGTGCGATTATTTTATGTGCTGGAAAAGGAAGCCGGAGTGGACTGGATTATAATAAAATGTTATATCGTTTTGGTAATCAAACTGTGTATCAAATGACGATGAAAACTTTTTTAAATGATCCGCGCTGTAAGCAGCTTGTTGTAGTTACAAAAGCGGATGAGATAACTGATTTAAAACAGTTAGTGACAGATAAGAGAATTGTTTATGTTTATGGAGGTAAAGAGCGTCAAGATAGTGTTTATAATGGCCTGCAGGTAGTTGACCAGGATCATGTATTAATCCATGATGGAGCTAGACCATATATAACGACAGAAAAAATAGATGATTTATTATTATGTTTAAAAGAATATGATGCCTGTTTATTGATGGTACCAGTTAAAGATACGATCAAACTTTGTTGTGATGATACTGTTGAGGTGACTTTGCCGAGGGCAAGATTGATGCAAGCTCAAACTCCGCAAGCCTTTAAAACGAGTTTAATTAAAGTTTGTTATCAACAGGCTCAAGATAGTGGGTTTATTGCTACTGATGATGCCTCATTGGTTGAAGAGTTTAGTACAGCTCCAGTCAAAGTTGTAATAGGCAGTTATGAGAATATTAAAATAACTACTCCTGAGGATCTTTAA
- the rpsR gene encoding 30S ribosomal protein S18: MAFRKQRMGRKKVCYFTKNKITYIDYKDVELLKRFVSANGKIIPRRVTGTSAKYQRMLATAIKRARQMALLPYVGE; this comes from the coding sequence ATGGCATTTAGAAAACAAAGAATGGGTAGAAAAAAAGTTTGCTACTTCACTAAAAACAAAATTACTTACATCGATTACAAAGATGTTGAATTATTAAAAAGATTCGTTTCAGCTAACGGGAAAATTATCCCAAGACGTGTAACTGGTACTAGCGCTAAATATCAAAGAATGTTAGCTACAGCTATCAAACGTGCTCGTCAAATGGCTTTATTACCATACGTTGGTGAATAA
- a CDS encoding transketolase has translation MLNKMASEARKSIIKMIYEAKSGHPGGSLSCIDILMYLYQKELKLTKDNINSNERNKLVLSKGHGAPALYAVLKEMKVLDEKELMTFRKINSSLQGHPNMNDTKGVDMSTGSLGQGISAAVGITLANKYKNNNYYTYVICGDGEFEEGQVYEALMAASHYQLSHFILFLDYNGLQIDGKIVDVIGPQPFLEKFLAFGFEVININGHDFDEIEAAVEMAKNSQKPTAIIAHTVKGKGISFMENEIEWHGKAPNRKEMEQALRELGGH, from the coding sequence ATGTTAAATAAAATGGCTAGTGAAGCTAGAAAAAGTATTATTAAAATGATATATGAAGCTAAATCTGGACATCCAGGTGGATCTTTATCTTGTATTGATATTTTAATGTACTTGTACCAAAAAGAATTAAAGCTAACTAAAGATAATATTAATTCTAATGAAAGAAATAAGCTGGTACTATCTAAAGGTCATGGGGCACCAGCTTTATATGCTGTATTAAAAGAAATGAAAGTGTTAGATGAAAAAGAGTTAATGACTTTTAGAAAAATTAATTCTTCTTTACAGGGGCATCCAAATATGAATGATACGAAAGGTGTAGATATGTCAACGGGATCATTAGGGCAGGGGATAAGTGCAGCTGTTGGAATCACTTTGGCAAATAAGTACAAAAATAATAATTATTATACTTATGTAATTTGTGGTGATGGAGAATTTGAGGAGGGACAAGTATATGAGGCTCTAATGGCAGCAAGTCATTATCAACTTAGTCATTTTATTCTTTTTCTTGACTATAATGGATTACAAATTGATGGAAAAATAGTCGATGTTATTGGGCCACAACCTTTCTTGGAAAAGTTCTTAGCTTTTGGTTTTGAAGTTATCAATATAAATGGTCATGATTTTGATGAAATTGAAGCAGCTGTGGAGATGGCAAAAAATAGTCAAAAACCTACTGCAATCATTGCTCATACAGTAAAAGGAAAAGGAATTTCATTTATGGAAAATGAGATTGAATGGCATGGAAAGGCTCCAAATCGTAAAGAAATGGAACAAGCTCTGAGGGAGTTAGGAGGTCATTAG
- the deoC gene encoding deoxyribose-phosphate aldolase, translated as MNLKELASYIDYSVLKPEFTEQEIIDLTKDGVKLNCATICINPGYMDLCEPYVKGTDTMLCPVCDFPFGTSSTESKVKQIEIVAKYDSVKEIDIVANFGMIKSGKWEEVLADIKACTEAAHKYGREIKVIFETDALNELQIRKMCHICIEAGADFVKTSTGFLTGHEAHGASLEIIKVMMEECGDKIKIKGSGCIRTREHFLQLIDMGIDRMGVGYRSVSVVLGLD; from the coding sequence ATGAATTTAAAGGAGTTAGCATCTTATATTGACTATTCAGTTTTAAAACCAGAATTTACTGAACAGGAAATTATCGATCTAACAAAAGATGGAGTAAAGTTAAATTGTGCAACTATTTGCATTAATCCTGGTTATATGGATTTATGTGAGCCTTATGTTAAAGGAACAGACACAATGCTATGTCCAGTATGTGATTTTCCATTTGGAACAAGCTCAACAGAATCTAAAGTTAAACAAATTGAAATTGTGGCTAAATACGATTCGGTTAAAGAAATTGATATAGTCGCTAACTTTGGAATGATCAAAAGTGGAAAGTGGGAAGAAGTTTTAGCGGATATTAAAGCCTGTACCGAAGCGGCCCATAAATATGGAAGAGAAATTAAAGTTATTTTTGAGACTGATGCTTTAAATGAGTTACAAATAAGAAAAATGTGTCATATTTGTATAGAAGCGGGTGCTGATTTTGTTAAAACGAGTACTGGATTTTTAACGGGACATGAAGCTCATGGAGCGAGTTTGGAAATAATCAAAGTAATGATGGAAGAATGTGGTGATAAAATTAAGATTAAAGGAAGTGGATGTATTCGAACAAGAGAACATTTTTTACAATTGATTGATATGGGAATTGATCGTATGGGAGTTGGATATAGATCAGTATCTGTTGTGTTAGGGTTAGACTAG
- a CDS encoding DeoR/GlpR family DNA-binding transcription regulator produces the protein MIASERFLRIVNTVNERGFISTKELSENLDVTETTIRRDCEELEKQGLLIRVHGGAKSIEQKTILSNKDEKQMSERITNNKEKDLVCKKAASFIRDGDCIFLDGGTSIVPMLKYIKGKNVKIVTHSTLIANGFNDFESELFMIGGKYIPEYNMSVGPITLSDLEKFNFDYAFLSCAGIDIDRKLVYTAEMDTMAVKQKAMDLAVKKYLLIDSSKLSVKGFCSFISSDDFDAVICNKDAHMNIDDIPVNYILTNED, from the coding sequence ATGATTGCAAGTGAGAGGTTTTTAAGAATAGTAAATACAGTTAATGAACGTGGGTTTATTTCAACAAAAGAACTTTCTGAAAACTTAGATGTAACAGAAACAACGATAAGAAGAGATTGTGAAGAACTTGAAAAACAAGGACTGCTGATAAGGGTTCATGGCGGAGCAAAAAGTATTGAGCAAAAAACAATTCTTTCAAATAAAGATGAAAAACAAATGAGCGAAAGAATTACTAATAATAAAGAGAAAGATTTAGTATGTAAAAAAGCAGCATCATTTATCAGGGATGGAGATTGTATATTTTTAGATGGTGGAACAAGTATTGTACCGATGCTAAAATATATAAAAGGAAAAAATGTTAAAATAGTAACACATAGTACCTTGATTGCAAATGGATTTAATGATTTTGAATCTGAATTATTTATGATTGGTGGTAAATATATTCCAGAATACAATATGTCAGTTGGTCCAATTACTTTAAGTGACTTAGAAAAGTTTAATTTTGATTATGCTTTCTTAAGTTGTGCCGGGATAGATATAGATAGAAAATTAGTCTATACAGCTGAAATGGATACAATGGCAGTAAAACAAAAAGCAATGGACTTAGCAGTAAAGAAGTATTTATTAATTGATTCATCAAAGTTAAGTGTTAAAGGTTTTTGTAGCTTTATTAGCAGTGATGATTTTGATGCAGTTATCTGTAATAAGGATGCTCATATGAATATTGATGATATTCCAGTAAATTATATTTTAACAAATGAAGATTAA
- a CDS encoding diphosphate--fructose-6-phosphate 1-phosphotransferase — MSRKCIIGQSGGPTVVINATLAGVIQGALKADYEKIYGMINGIDGLLDEKMVDLSSFKDQKNLFKLIHTPAMYLGSCRYKIFEKDQSIKQRIITILNKYEITDFFYIGGNDSMDTIEKLSTYAKICNCPINFIGIPKTIDNDLMNIDYTPGYPSACHYVATSLCEIAFDSVIYPIKSVTIVEIMGRDAGWLTASAQLVNEVYPDSIDLIYMPENIFDENDFLEQIKDKLKKKDHCIIAVSEGIRDQYGMCVSLDSGIQKDAFGHLSNNGCSNYLKKLIGDHLGCKVRAIQLSTLQRCAAHLASYIDIENALRIGSYAINCALDKRTGIMVTISKNRNEFLLSHVDIHKVANHVKPFPLEWIDEKNKKIKKEYIDYVVPLIYKSGQIELPQYLQLNER, encoded by the coding sequence ATGTCGAGAAAATGTATAATCGGACAATCTGGTGGGCCGACAGTAGTTATTAATGCAACATTAGCCGGGGTCATTCAAGGAGCTTTGAAAGCAGATTATGAGAAAATATATGGAATGATTAATGGAATAGATGGATTGTTAGATGAAAAGATGGTTGATTTAAGTAGTTTTAAAGATCAGAAGAATTTGTTTAAGTTGATTCATACACCAGCAATGTATTTAGGCTCATGTAGATATAAGATTTTCGAAAAGGATCAATCAATTAAGCAAAGAATAATTACAATATTAAATAAGTATGAAATTACTGACTTCTTTTATATTGGTGGTAATGATTCAATGGATACTATTGAAAAATTAAGTACTTATGCAAAAATATGTAATTGCCCAATCAACTTTATTGGTATCCCTAAAACAATTGACAATGATCTTATGAATATTGATTATACACCAGGATACCCTTCTGCCTGTCATTATGTTGCTACCTCATTATGTGAAATTGCTTTTGACAGTGTTATATATCCAATAAAATCAGTAACGATCGTAGAAATTATGGGGCGAGATGCTGGCTGGTTAACAGCTTCAGCACAACTTGTTAATGAAGTCTATCCTGATTCTATCGATTTAATTTATATGCCGGAAAACATTTTTGATGAAAATGACTTTCTTGAACAGATCAAAGATAAATTAAAAAAGAAGGATCACTGTATTATTGCTGTATCTGAAGGTATTCGAGATCAATATGGAATGTGTGTATCACTAGATAGTGGGATTCAAAAAGATGCATTTGGTCATTTATCAAATAATGGCTGTTCAAATTATCTAAAAAAACTTATCGGTGACCATCTTGGCTGTAAAGTACGGGCCATTCAGTTAAGTACCCTTCAGCGTTGTGCAGCACATTTAGCCAGTTACATAGACATAGAAAATGCTTTACGTATTGGTAGTTATGCAATAAATTGTGCGTTGGATAAACGAACGGGGATTATGGTCACAATTTCAAAAAATAGAAATGAATTTTTATTAAGTCACGTTGATATTCATAAAGTAGCAAATCATGTTAAACCATTTCCATTAGAATGGATTGATGAAAAGAATAAGAAGATTAAAAAAGAATATATTGATTATGTGGTTCCTTTAATATATAAAAGTGGACAAATTGAGCTTCCTCAATATTTGCAATTAAATGAAAGATAG
- the rpsF gene encoding 30S ribosomal protein S6, whose protein sequence is MNKYEIMFIVKPDVEDDARNALIESFKGILTANGGTVDNVDEWGLRDLAYEIKDYKKGYYVVVDATCTAADVAEFERLSNINASMLRHLTLRK, encoded by the coding sequence ATGAACAAGTATGAAATTATGTTTATTGTAAAACCTGACGTTGAAGATGACGCTAGAAACGCTTTAATCGAAAGTTTTAAAGGAATTTTAACTGCTAACGGTGGAACTGTTGATAACGTTGACGAATGGGGATTACGCGATTTAGCTTATGAAATCAAAGATTACAAAAAAGGGTACTATGTAGTTGTTGATGCTACTTGTACAGCTGCTGATGTTGCTGAATTTGAACGATTATCAAACATCAATGCATCTATGTTACGTCATTTAACTCTTCGCAAATAG
- a CDS encoding transketolase family protein, with amino-acid sequence MKIATREAFGEALKELVIKNNDVIVLDADLSPATKTCYAKEARPQQFYSTGIAEANMVGIGAGLAVQGLKPFVSSFAMFLAGRAFEQIRNSIAYPHLNVKLCATHAGLTVGEDGATHQCNEDIALMRVLPGMVVLQPCDANETKAMMQFMVDYDGPVYLRTSRYAVDNILDSNYKFLLGEIVPIVKGCKIAFLATGIMVNEARKAIEILAKNNIYPSLYNVSSLKPINTMQLNSIINSYDLIFTLEEHNIIGGLYSLVCEKLDKPKKIYPIAIQDTFGESGTPEELMSKYKIDADYLVKSVLETVEE; translated from the coding sequence ATGAAGATTGCAACAAGAGAGGCCTTTGGAGAAGCACTAAAAGAGCTAGTGATAAAAAATAACGATGTTATTGTTTTGGATGCGGATTTATCGCCCGCAACAAAAACATGTTATGCTAAGGAAGCAAGACCACAGCAATTTTATAGCACAGGAATTGCTGAAGCAAATATGGTCGGAATAGGTGCAGGTTTGGCGGTTCAGGGGTTAAAGCCTTTTGTAAGTTCATTTGCCATGTTTTTAGCAGGGCGTGCTTTTGAACAAATTAGGAATTCTATTGCTTACCCACATTTAAATGTAAAACTTTGTGCAACTCATGCCGGCTTGACTGTTGGCGAAGATGGAGCAACTCATCAATGTAATGAAGATATTGCTTTAATGCGAGTTTTGCCGGGCATGGTAGTTTTGCAACCGTGCGACGCAAATGAAACAAAAGCTATGATGCAGTTTATGGTTGACTATGATGGTCCTGTATATTTAAGAACGAGCAGATATGCAGTGGATAATATTTTGGACTCTAATTATAAATTTCTTTTAGGCGAAATCGTTCCAATTGTTAAAGGTTGTAAAATTGCTTTTTTAGCGACTGGTATTATGGTAAATGAGGCTAGGAAAGCTATTGAAATTTTAGCTAAAAATAATATATACCCGTCATTATACAATGTGTCCTCACTTAAACCAATAAATACGATGCAACTAAATTCAATTATAAATAGTTATGATCTTATCTTTACATTGGAAGAACACAATATTATAGGTGGTTTGTATAGTTTAGTTTGTGAGAAGTTGGATAAGCCTAAAAAGATATATCCAATTGCTATCCAAGATACATTTGGTGAAAGTGGAACACCAGAGGAATTAATGAGTAAATATAAGATTGATGCAGATTACCTAGTAAAGTCTGTATTAGAAACAGTGGAGGAATAA